From a single Brassica rapa cultivar Chiifu-401-42 chromosome A01, CAAS_Brap_v3.01, whole genome shotgun sequence genomic region:
- the LOC103836762 gene encoding mitochondrial import receptor subunit TOM40-1 isoform X1 produces the protein MADLFPPLVTAQIDGKPPKADEKVDYSNLPCPAPYDELHREAYMSLKSETFEGLRFDFSKGLNQRFSLSHSVMMGPTEVPSQSPDTTIKIPTAHYEFGANYFDPKLMLVGRVMTDGRLNARLKADLSDKLILKANAQLTGEPHMSHAVFNFDYMGKDYRAQLQLGNSALVGATYIQSVTPRLSLGGEVFWAGVPRKSGIGYAARYETDQMVASAQVASTGNVVMNYVQKISEKVSLATDFVYNYFSRDVVASVGYDYLLRQSRVRGKIDSNGVTSALLEERLSMGLNFLLSAEGFFFSQVDHKKKDYKFGFGLTVG, from the exons ATGGCGGATCTCTTCCCACCTCTCGTGACGGCACAAATCGACGGAAAGCCTCCTAAAGCCGATGAGAAAGTTGATTACTCGAATCTCCCGTGCCCTGCTCCTTATGACGAACTCCACCGTGAAGCTTACA TGTCTTTAAAGTCTGAAACTTTTGAGGGTTTACGTTTTGACTTTTCCAAAGGGTTGAATCAAAGGTTTTCTCTCAGCCACAG TGTAATGATGGGGCCAACCGAAGTTCCTTCTCAGTCACCTGACACAACGATCAAAATTCCAACAGCCCATTATGAGTTTGGTGCCAATTACTTTGACCCAAAG TTGATGCTTGTTGGAAGGGTTATGACTGATGGTAGACTCAATGCAAGACTGAAAGCTGATTTAAGTGATAAGTTGATCTTAAAGGCCAATGCTCAA cTGACAGGTGAGCCACATATGTCACATGCGGTCTTCAACTTTGACTACATG GGAAAAGACTACAGAGCCCAACTTCAACTTGGGAACAGTGCTCTAGTTGGAGCAACCTATATTCAG AGTGTGACACCCCGTCTATCATTGGGTGGGGAAGTTTTCTGGGCTGGTGTGCCAAGGAAGTCGGGTATAGGTTACGCTGCAAGATACGAAACTGATCAGATG GTCGCCTCTGCGCAAGTTGCTAGCACTGGTAATGTAGTTATGAACTATGTTCAGAAGATTTCCGAGAAG GTTTCACTCGCCACCGATTTTGTGTACAACTACTTTTCAAGAGATGTTGTAGCTAGTGTTGGGTATGACTACCTTCTCAGACAG TCTCGTGTGAGGGGGAAGATTGATTCCAACGGAGTTACATCAGCTCTCCTGGAAGAAAGGTTGAGTATGGGACTTAATTTTCTTCTGTCTGCAGAG ggtttttttttctcacagGTTGACCATAAGAAGAAAGACTACAAGTTTGGATTTGGTTTAACAGTCGGCTAA
- the LOC103836762 gene encoding mitochondrial import receptor subunit TOM40-1 isoform X2 — protein MADLFPPLVTAQIDGKPPKADEKVDYSNLPCPAPYDELHREAYMSLKSETFEGLRFDFSKGLNQRFSLSHSVMMGPTEVPSQSPDTTIKIPTAHYEFGANYFDPKLMLVGRVMTDGRLNARLKADLSDKLILKANAQLTGEPHMSHAVFNFDYMGKDYRAQLQLGNSALVGATYIQSVTPRLSLGGEVFWAGVPRKSGIGYAARYETDQMVASAQVASTGNVVMNYVQKISEKVSLATDFVYNYFSRDVVASVGYDYLLRQSRVRGKIDSNGVTSALLEERLSMGLNFLLSAEVDHKKKDYKFGFGLTVG, from the exons ATGGCGGATCTCTTCCCACCTCTCGTGACGGCACAAATCGACGGAAAGCCTCCTAAAGCCGATGAGAAAGTTGATTACTCGAATCTCCCGTGCCCTGCTCCTTATGACGAACTCCACCGTGAAGCTTACA TGTCTTTAAAGTCTGAAACTTTTGAGGGTTTACGTTTTGACTTTTCCAAAGGGTTGAATCAAAGGTTTTCTCTCAGCCACAG TGTAATGATGGGGCCAACCGAAGTTCCTTCTCAGTCACCTGACACAACGATCAAAATTCCAACAGCCCATTATGAGTTTGGTGCCAATTACTTTGACCCAAAG TTGATGCTTGTTGGAAGGGTTATGACTGATGGTAGACTCAATGCAAGACTGAAAGCTGATTTAAGTGATAAGTTGATCTTAAAGGCCAATGCTCAA cTGACAGGTGAGCCACATATGTCACATGCGGTCTTCAACTTTGACTACATG GGAAAAGACTACAGAGCCCAACTTCAACTTGGGAACAGTGCTCTAGTTGGAGCAACCTATATTCAG AGTGTGACACCCCGTCTATCATTGGGTGGGGAAGTTTTCTGGGCTGGTGTGCCAAGGAAGTCGGGTATAGGTTACGCTGCAAGATACGAAACTGATCAGATG GTCGCCTCTGCGCAAGTTGCTAGCACTGGTAATGTAGTTATGAACTATGTTCAGAAGATTTCCGAGAAG GTTTCACTCGCCACCGATTTTGTGTACAACTACTTTTCAAGAGATGTTGTAGCTAGTGTTGGGTATGACTACCTTCTCAGACAG TCTCGTGTGAGGGGGAAGATTGATTCCAACGGAGTTACATCAGCTCTCCTGGAAGAAAGGTTGAGTATGGGACTTAATTTTCTTCTGTCTGCAGAG GTTGACCATAAGAAGAAAGACTACAAGTTTGGATTTGGTTTAACAGTCGGCTAA
- the LOC103836777 gene encoding uncharacterized protein LOC103836777, whose product MGSSPNLSTVLDLARPFLRGELENIDPNLPSLIAVLKSVGAGECWHKHGSFLDHLIDIYKMLKLWKAPDPVCLCGLFHSAYSNSYVNLAIFHPSTGRHVVRGHVGQPAEALIHLFCVVPRQTLIHDDLLFKYSDQELVEHLDRSEVSLRKAKEEGGFDREEEWRRKVNELVPEDGVVVKHIKTGDEIVVSRRVVGVFLLMTMADFSDQLFGFQDELFCNDDGRLEFRGNNVWALWPGSGKPGLWMNSNSRMGAVYSLIVREEEILMEQRKRDCGGSGFVVRKERDEDIELVVPPVFSFCTKVLDAKEQIEARDMYWEAVTSDASKDGYLERAEERLLGCIEKNPFVGEPHVLLSQVYLGKKRFAEAEREAERGLLLLLQWGSPWDKRMSWEGWIAWVRVLLMKSQDQSWPDASWGILNLGLVR is encoded by the exons ATGGGCTCATCACCAAACCTCTCCACCGTACTAGACTTAGCCCGACCTTTCCTCAGAGGAGAGCTAGAGAACATCGACCCCAACCTCCCCTCCCTAATCGCCGTCCTCAAAAGCGTCGGCGCAGGCGAGTGCTGGCACAAACACGGCAGCTTCCTAGACCACTTGATCGACATCTACAAGATGCTCAAGCTCTGGAAAGCCCCCGACCCCGTCTGCCTCTGCGGCCTCTTCCACTCCGCTTACTCCAACTCCTACGTCAACCTAGCCATCTTCCACCCTTCCACCGGCCGCCACGTCGTCCGCGGACACGTCGGCCAACCCGCCGAGGCCCTGATCCATCTCTTCTGCGTCGTCCCGAGGCAGACTCTGATCCACGACGACCTCCTCTTCAAGTACTCGGACCAAGAGCTCGTGGAGCATCTCGATCGCTCTGAGGTGTCCTTGAGGAAGGCCAAGGAGGAAGGAGGGTTCGATCGAGAGGAGGAGTGGAGGAGGAAGGTTAACGAGCTGGTGCCTGAGGACGGCGTCGTTGTGAAGCATATCAAGACTGGTGATGAGATCGTTGTTTCGAGGAGGGTGGTTGGTGTTTTCTTGCTGATGACGATGGCGGATTTTAGTGATCAGCTCTTTGGGTTTCAGGATGAGTTGTTTTGTAATGATGATGGGAGGTTGGAGTTTAGAGGGAATAATGTGTGGGCGTTGTGGCCTGGGAGTGGGAAGCCTGGGCTGTGGATGAACTCTAACTCGAGGATGGGTGCGGTTTATAGTTTGATTGTGAGGGAAGAAGAGATTCTGATGGAGCAGAGGAAGAGAGATTGTGGTGGTTCTGGGTTTGTGGTGAGGAAGGAGAGAGATGAAGATATTGAGCTCGTGGTGCCTCCTGTTTTCAGCTTCTGCACCAAG GTACTGGATGCAAAGGAGCAGATAGAAGCAAGGGACATGTACTGGGAAGCTGTGACCAGCGACGCAAGCAAAGACGGGTACTTGGAGAGAGCAGAGGAGAGATTGTTGGGGTGTATTGAGAAGAACCCGTTTGTGGGAGAGCCACATGTGCTGTTGAGTCAAGTGTATCTGGGAAAGAAGAGATTCGCAGAGGCAGAGAGAGAAGCAGAGAGAGGGCTACTTCTGCTGTTGCAATGGGGAAGTCCATGGGACAAGAGGATGTCATGGGAAGGTTGGATTGCTTGGGTCAGAGTTCTTCTCATGAAGTCACAGGATCAATCTTGGCCAGATGCTTCTTGGGGAATCTTGAACTTGGGTCTTGTGCGCTAA
- the LOC103836788 gene encoding phytochrome-associated serine/threonine-protein phosphatase 3, protein MDLDQWISKVKDGQHLSEEELQLLCEYVKEILIEESNVQPVNSPVTVCGDIHGQFHDLMKLFQTGGHVPDTNYIFMGDFVDRGYNSLEVFTILLLLKARHPANITLLRGNHESRQLTQVYGFYDECQRKYGNANAWRYCTDVFDYLTLSAIIDGRVLCVHGGLSPDVRTIDQIRLVDRNCEIPHEGPFCDLMWSDPEDIETWAVSPRGAGWLFGSRVTTEFNHINKLDLVCRAHQLVQEGLKYMFQDKGLVTVWSAPNYCYRCGNVASILSFDENMERDVKYFNETEENNQMRGPRTGVPYFL, encoded by the exons ATGGATTTGGATCAATGGATTTCGAAGGTTAAAGACGGTCAGCATCTCTCCGAGGAAGAGCTTCAGCTTCTCTGCGAATAC GTGAAAGAAATTTTGATAGAGGAGTCAAACGTGCAGCCTGTCAACAGTCCAGTCACCGTATGTGGTGACATCCATGGGCAGTTTCATGATCTCATGAAGCTTTTTCAGACCGGGGGTCATGTTCCCGACACCAATTACATATTTATG GGGGACTTTGTGGATAGAGGTTACAACAGCCTTGAAGTCTTCACTATTCTTTTGCTTCTTAAAGCTAG ACATCCAGCCAATATTACACTTCTGCGTGGAAATCATGAAAGTAGGCAGCTAACGCAG GTATATGGTTTCTATGATGAGTGCCAAAGGAAGTATGGCAACGCTAATGCGTGGCGATATTGCACAGATGTTTTTGACTATCTTACTCTATCAGCTATTATTGATGGCAGA GTTCTTTGTGTTCATGGTGGCCTTTCCCCGGATGTCCGGACAATTGATCAG ATAAGACTGGTAGATCGAAATTGTGAGATTCCCCATGAAGGGCCCTTTTGCGATCTTATGTGGAGCGATCCTGAAGATATTGAAACATGGGCTGTTAGTCCACGTGGAGCTGGCTGGCTTTTCGGATCAAGGGTTACTACTGAG TTCAATCACATCAACAAACTTGATCTAGTGTGCCGTGCTCACCAGCTGGTACAAGAAGGTCTTAAGTACATGTTCCAAGATAAAGGCCTTGTAACT GTATGGTCTGCACCTAATTACTGCTACCGCTGTGGCAATGTCGCTTCTATATTGAGTTTCGATGAAAACATG GAAAGGGATGTGAAGTACTTCAACGAGACAGAAGAGAACAATCAAATGAGAGGGCCAAGGACTGGAGTTCCGTATTTCCTGTGA